A genome region from Leptodactylus fuscus isolate aLepFus1 unplaced genomic scaffold, aLepFus1.hap2 HAP2_SCAFFOLD_118, whole genome shotgun sequence includes the following:
- the LOC142186785 gene encoding zinc finger protein 217-like produces MSAATKDVSVDASICGLKQADPDGTFDCKFCAESYKHHEELEDHVQTQHRPGEPNLLSDKTEYLGPHDGRNVEGSVKEEHGVHEGSECEVCGQIFAHLESHMKTHTAPFIFPCNICDKIFTKPWYLKLHQRIHSIQVRRGANQETPTTINETVQEEATNHVLSPYRPCKVCGSLFPDKDSLLDHSKIHNKVTCEESAPREELENGPKEDFLNLVGLKPSKDNKPVASWIRELDPVTTSQAWQLATTGKLVSDGARGKDVKEPVYDASMEPDKGEPTDIEKTGRTSQSGDNCAGTSKSQGRGQPEKYHLEGETEVQIVQNKTPVRHDSVHRANSKSNKLPPASSPANVEETVKMEVQSEDVGRGKKSF; encoded by the coding sequence ATGTCGGCCGCCACTAAAGACGTTTCTGTTGATGCTTCGATCTGTGGCCTAAAACAAGCCGATCCGGATGGGACCTTTGATTGTAAGTTTTGTGCAGAGTCCTACAAACATCATGAAGAACTTGAGGACCATGTTCAGACTCAGCACAGGCCAGGGGAGCCCAATCTTCTTAGTGACAAGACAGAATATCTCGGCCCTCATGATGGAAGGAATGTAGAGGGGTCCGTAAAGGAGGAGCATGGGGTCCACGAAGGGTCTGAATGTGAGGTGTGTGGTCAGATCTTTGCCCACTTGGAGTCCCACATGAAGACGCACACGGCTCCCTTCATATTCCCTTGTAATATTTGTGACAAGATATTCACAAAGCCGTGGTATCTTAAACTTCATCAGCGGATCCATTCCATCCAAGTAAGAAGGGGAGCGAATCAGGAGACCCCCACTACCATTAATGAGACTGTCCAAGAAGAGGCGACCAATCACGTGCTTTCACCTTACAGGCCCTGCAAGGTGTGTGGATCTCTCTTCCCTGACAAAGACTCCCTGTTGGATCATAGTAAGATACACAATAAGGTAACTTGTGAGGAGTCCGCCCCCAGGGAAGAACTAGAAAATGGTCCCAAGGAAGACTTCCTGAACCTTGTGGGACTAAAGCCCTCCAAGGACAATAAACCAGTGGCATCCTGGATCAGAGAATTGGACCCGGTGACCACCAGCCAAGCTTGGCAGCTGGCGACGACAGGCAAACTGGTGTCAGACGGTGCTCGTGGGAAGGACGTGAAGGAGCCCGTGTATGACGCAAGTATGGAACCCGACAAGGGTGAGCCGACGGATATCGAGAAGACTGGAAGGACGAGTCAGTCTGGTGACAACTGTGCAGGAACCTCCAAGTCACAGGGACGGGGTCAGCCTGAAAAATATCATCTAGAAGGAGAAACCGAGGTCCAGATAGTGCAAAATAAGACGCCGGTGCGGCACGATTCTGTACACAGGGCCAACAGTAAATCTAACAAACTGCCCCCTGCAAGCTCTCCAGCCAATGTGGAGGAGACCGTCAAGATGGAGGTCCAGTCAGAAGATGTGGGAAGAGGTAAGAAGTCGTTCTAG